The following are from one region of the Jeongeupia sp. USM3 genome:
- a CDS encoding DMT family transporter: MTATHWHRLKDSGPFWMVIACLSFGVMGVFVKLGSRSFSTAELVFYRCLAGFVGILLIALPARRPLRVSWPLLQVHLGRSISGFLSLMLYFYAISRLPLSTAVTLNYTSPLFLMVVSTLWYRQWPMSRQVLAILFGFAGVVLLLRPAIHGDEWLAGVLGLCSGLLASIAYLNVHELGRRGEPEWRTVFYFSLVSSLGAGIWMLLQPGALAPLHLDNLWVVLGMGISATIAQLSMTRAYSKGKSLVVASLAYLTVVFSTLFGVLLWGDRLPPSSYLAMLLIAACGVVSARLGSGAGARSQRPD, from the coding sequence ATGACCGCAACGCACTGGCATCGCCTGAAAGACTCCGGCCCGTTCTGGATGGTGATCGCGTGCCTGAGCTTCGGCGTGATGGGGGTGTTCGTCAAACTCGGCAGCCGCAGCTTCAGCACCGCCGAACTGGTGTTCTACCGCTGCCTGGCCGGCTTCGTCGGGATCCTGCTGATCGCGCTGCCGGCGCGGCGACCGCTGCGGGTATCCTGGCCGCTGCTGCAGGTTCATCTCGGGCGCAGCATTTCCGGCTTCCTGTCGCTGATGCTGTACTTCTACGCGATCAGTCGCCTGCCGCTGTCGACTGCGGTGACGCTCAACTACACCTCGCCACTGTTCCTGATGGTGGTTTCCACGCTCTGGTACCGGCAGTGGCCGATGAGCCGCCAGGTGCTGGCCATCCTGTTCGGCTTCGCCGGCGTCGTGCTGCTGTTGCGGCCGGCAATCCACGGCGACGAATGGCTGGCCGGCGTACTGGGCTTGTGCTCGGGGCTGCTCGCCAGCATCGCCTACCTGAACGTGCACGAGCTTGGTCGCCGCGGCGAGCCGGAATGGCGGACGGTGTTCTACTTCTCGCTGGTGTCGTCGCTCGGTGCCGGCATCTGGATGCTGCTGCAGCCGGGGGCGCTGGCGCCGCTGCATCTCGACAACCTGTGGGTCGTGCTCGGCATGGGGATCAGTGCGACCATCGCGCAGCTGTCGATGACGCGCGCCTACAGCAAGGGCAAGTCGCTGGTCGTCGCCAGCCTGGCCTACCTGACCGTCGTGTTCTCGACCTTGTTCGGCGTGCTGTTGTGGGGCGACCGCCTGCCGCCGTCGAGCTATCTGGCAATGCTGCTCATTGCCGCGTGCGGCGTGGTTTCCGCCCGTTTGGGCTCAGGGGCGGGGGCGCGGTCACAACGGCCGGACTAG
- a CDS encoding aromatic ring-hydroxylating dioxygenase subunit alpha, which translates to MTTQLPVSSYFDETLFQIEQERLFARGPKYIGHQLMVPEVGDYHVLEMTDGAKYLKRTDQGVKLLSNICRHRQATMLSGRGNGTHTVCPLHRWTYDQHGKLAGAPHFPGNPCLHLPETGLVQWNGLLFESNGRDIEADLKDLGVAKHLDFSNYVFHSVQVDEYEGNWKTFIEVYLEDYHVEPFHPGLGRFVTCDDLKWEFGDWHSVQTVGVNNALAKPGSKVYQEWHKQVQAYYGDKVPEHGAIWLTYYPNVMVEWYPHTLVISTLIPTGPRSYKNVVEFYYPEDIAWFEPEFVAAEQAAYAETAVEDVEIINRMEAGRMALYKAGRNEVGPYQSPMEDGMRHFHQFLRRELGDAIRA; encoded by the coding sequence ATGACGACCCAGCTCCCTGTGTCGTCCTACTTTGACGAAACCCTTTTCCAGATCGAGCAGGAGCGCCTGTTCGCACGGGGGCCGAAGTACATCGGTCACCAGCTGATGGTCCCGGAAGTCGGCGACTATCACGTACTCGAGATGACCGACGGTGCCAAGTACCTGAAGCGCACCGATCAAGGCGTCAAACTCCTTTCCAATATCTGCCGCCACCGTCAGGCCACGATGCTGTCCGGTCGCGGCAACGGCACGCACACCGTCTGCCCGCTGCATCGCTGGACCTACGACCAGCACGGCAAGCTCGCCGGGGCGCCGCATTTTCCGGGCAATCCGTGCCTGCATCTGCCGGAAACCGGGCTGGTGCAGTGGAACGGCCTGCTGTTCGAGAGCAACGGTCGCGACATCGAGGCCGACCTCAAGGATCTTGGCGTTGCCAAGCACCTCGACTTTTCGAACTATGTGTTCCACAGCGTCCAGGTCGACGAATACGAAGGCAACTGGAAGACCTTTATCGAGGTCTACCTCGAGGACTACCACGTCGAGCCATTCCATCCCGGCCTTGGCCGTTTCGTCACCTGCGACGACCTGAAGTGGGAGTTCGGCGACTGGCACTCGGTGCAGACCGTCGGCGTCAACAACGCCCTCGCCAAACCCGGCTCCAAGGTCTACCAGGAGTGGCACAAGCAGGTTCAGGCCTACTACGGCGACAAGGTGCCCGAGCACGGCGCGATCTGGCTGACCTACTACCCGAATGTGATGGTCGAGTGGTATCCGCACACGCTGGTGATCTCTACGCTGATTCCGACCGGGCCGCGCAGCTACAAAAACGTTGTCGAGTTCTATTACCCGGAAGACATCGCCTGGTTCGAGCCCGAGTTCGTCGCCGCCGAGCAGGCCGCCTACGCCGAGACGGCGGTCGAGGACGTCGAAATCATCAACCGGATGGAAGCGGGACGGATGGCGCTGTACAAGGCCGGCCGCAACGAGGTCGGCCCGTACCAGAGCCCGATGGAGGACGGCATGCGCCACTTCCACCAGTTCCTGCGCCGGGAGCTCGGCGACGCGATCCGCGCTTAG
- a CDS encoding DUF1456 family protein: protein MLSNDVLRSVRYMLDISDAKLVEITALAGFEAQLADVRAYLKKDDEDGYKHCDNQMFAHFLDGLVVYRRGKDDSRPLPEAVWPVSNNTVLKKLRVAFELKDEDMHAILASVDFDVSKPELSALFRKEGQKNFRRCGDQLLRNFLKGLTMRIRG, encoded by the coding sequence TTGCTTTCCAACGATGTACTGCGCAGCGTGCGCTACATGCTCGACATCAGCGACGCCAAGCTCGTCGAAATCACCGCCCTCGCCGGCTTCGAGGCCCAGCTGGCCGACGTCCGGGCCTATCTCAAGAAGGACGACGAGGACGGCTACAAGCATTGCGACAACCAGATGTTCGCCCACTTCCTCGACGGCCTGGTGGTGTACAGGCGCGGCAAGGACGACAGCCGCCCCCTCCCGGAGGCCGTCTGGCCGGTCTCGAACAACACGGTGCTGAAGAAGCTGCGCGTCGCGTTCGAACTCAAGGACGAGGACATGCACGCCATCCTCGCCAGCGTGGACTTCGACGTTTCCAAGCCGGAGCTCAGCGCGCTGTTCCGCAAGGAAGGCCAGAAGAACTTCCGCCGCTGCGGCGACCAGTTGCTGCGCAACTTCCTCAAGGGACTGACGATGCGGATTCGCGGCTGA
- a CDS encoding rhodanese-related sulfurtransferase: MSHQTARPIVVAALYKFVTLDDYAALREPLLQCMLDNGVRGTLLLAGEGINGTVSGTRAAIDALLGWLRADPRLVDVDHKESYCDEQPFLRTKVKLKKEIVTLGVDGVDPNKRVGTYVEPQDWNALISDPEVLLIDTRNDYEVAIGTFEGAIDPKTESFREFPDYVSAHFDPARHKKVAMFCTGGIRCEKASSYMLGAGFDEVYHLKGGILKYLETVPQDESLWRGDCFVFDNRVTVRHDLSEGDYVLCHACREPVSVDERQSPDYVEGISCPHCRDSLSEKTRAGARERQKQINLAKERKQPSPLGRNPRGDD, encoded by the coding sequence ATGTCGCATCAAACCGCCCGGCCCATCGTGGTCGCGGCCCTGTACAAGTTCGTTACGCTGGACGATTACGCCGCGCTGCGCGAGCCGCTGCTGCAATGCATGCTCGACAACGGCGTGAGGGGCACGCTGCTGCTCGCCGGGGAAGGCATCAACGGCACGGTGTCCGGCACGCGCGCCGCGATCGACGCCCTGCTGGGCTGGCTGCGTGCCGATCCGCGCCTGGTCGATGTCGACCACAAGGAATCGTATTGCGACGAGCAGCCTTTCCTGCGCACCAAGGTCAAGCTGAAGAAGGAAATCGTCACCCTCGGCGTCGACGGTGTCGATCCGAACAAGCGCGTCGGCACCTATGTCGAGCCGCAGGACTGGAATGCGCTGATCAGCGATCCGGAAGTCCTGCTGATCGATACCCGCAACGATTACGAAGTAGCCATCGGTACGTTCGAAGGCGCCATCGACCCGAAAACCGAGAGCTTCCGCGAGTTTCCCGACTACGTGAGCGCGCACTTCGATCCGGCCCGCCACAAGAAGGTGGCGATGTTCTGCACCGGCGGCATCCGCTGCGAGAAGGCATCGAGCTACATGCTCGGCGCGGGTTTCGACGAGGTCTATCACCTGAAGGGCGGCATCCTCAAGTATCTGGAAACCGTACCGCAGGACGAGTCGCTGTGGCGCGGCGACTGTTTCGTCTTCGACAACCGGGTGACGGTGCGTCACGACCTGTCCGAAGGCGACTATGTGCTCTGCCATGCCTGCCGCGAACCGGTGTCGGTGGACGAGCGCCAGTCGCCGGATTACGTCGAAGGCATCAGCTGCCCGCATTGCCGGGACAGCCTGAGCGAGAAGACCCGCGCCGGCGCCCGCGAGCGGCAGAAGCAGATCAATCTGGCCAAAGAACGCAAGCAGCCCAGCCCGCTGGGACGCAATCCGCGCGGCGACGATTGA
- a CDS encoding HugZ family protein, with protein MAIDLASAKQQFLDFVASRRTLAIACLDDAGAPFISYAPFVHREGRFYIYISRLAEHYRFIDAHRQANVMLLADEADTANLFGRERARWLCDVTRLGDDGNDAVFALFDERFGEKMLALLRGLDFSLFELTPQTGRYVVGFGKAFDVSIDGAQFDHVVVDRKTA; from the coding sequence ATGGCCATCGACCTTGCCAGCGCAAAACAGCAGTTTCTCGATTTCGTCGCCAGCCGCAGAACACTGGCGATCGCCTGCCTCGACGATGCAGGCGCACCGTTCATCAGCTACGCGCCGTTCGTCCATCGCGAAGGCCGTTTCTACATCTACATCAGCCGCCTGGCCGAGCACTACCGCTTCATCGACGCGCACCGGCAGGCCAACGTGATGCTGCTCGCCGACGAGGCGGACACCGCCAACCTGTTCGGCCGCGAGCGTGCGCGCTGGCTGTGCGACGTGACCAGGCTCGGCGACGACGGCAACGACGCGGTGTTTGCACTGTTCGACGAGCGCTTCGGCGAGAAGATGCTGGCCCTGCTGCGCGGGCTCGATTTCTCGCTGTTCGAGCTGACGCCGCAAACGGGCCGTTACGTCGTCGGCTTCGGCAAGGCGTTCGACGTCAGCATCGACGGCGCGCAGTTCGATCACGTCGTCGTCGACCGGAAAACCGCCTGA
- a CDS encoding response regulator, whose amino-acid sequence MDLHAHHAARAATILLIDDDAEIRTLLTEYLGRAGFGVRALPDGSTLMSVLKQDAIDLVVLDIMLPGHDGFTLCRMIRQFSTVPIIMLTAASDEADKVIGLEFGADDYMAKPFSARELLARIKALLRRNQMAQTPASGAEPRYLVFGDWKLDVLRRELLHADGSVEPISGTEYALLSLFLRHAHEVLDRDAISEITRHRENNPLDRGVDVQVSRLRQRLRDGQRELVRAVRNQGYMLCADVRREY is encoded by the coding sequence ATGGACCTGCACGCGCACCACGCCGCCCGGGCGGCAACCATCCTGCTGATCGACGACGATGCCGAAATCCGGACCCTGCTGACCGAGTACCTCGGCCGTGCCGGCTTCGGGGTCCGGGCGCTGCCCGACGGCAGCACGCTGATGTCGGTACTCAAGCAGGATGCGATCGACCTGGTCGTGCTCGACATCATGCTCCCCGGTCACGACGGGTTTACGCTGTGCCGGATGATCCGGCAGTTCTCGACCGTGCCGATCATCATGCTGACGGCGGCGTCGGACGAGGCGGACAAGGTGATCGGGCTCGAATTCGGCGCCGACGACTACATGGCCAAGCCGTTCAGCGCGCGCGAGCTGCTGGCGCGGATCAAGGCGCTGCTGCGGCGCAACCAGATGGCGCAGACACCGGCATCCGGCGCCGAACCGCGCTATCTGGTGTTCGGCGACTGGAAGCTCGACGTGCTGCGCCGCGAGCTGCTGCATGCCGACGGCAGCGTCGAACCGATTTCCGGCACCGAATACGCGCTGCTGTCGCTGTTCCTGCGCCACGCGCACGAGGTGCTCGACCGCGATGCGATCTCCGAGATCACCCGCCACCGCGAGAACAACCCGCTCGATCGCGGCGTCGACGTTCAGGTCAGCCGGCTGAGGCAACGTCTGCGCGACGGCCAGCGCGAGCTGGTGCGCGCGGTGCGCAATCAGGGCTACATGCTCTGTGCCGATGTCCGGCGCGAATACTGA
- a CDS encoding ATP-binding protein, whose amino-acid sequence MSGANTDIAPSTGGEWWRRLARLYPRSLFGRVWCMLVAALLLAELLAGALWYYQYRSRIDAGLESAIRSMTQGVIATVNFMSALPRNYRQLVLAQQRELGGSQFFVSINNHELKQQPLPASKAGRKIVEIATRELALHLRSDQPVSVALTRADQLRVFNAGVLMADLPPGWARFSLPILRQNAPILVLQLQINPKEWLFLAAPLPPPYDALDVPFLTPRQFWFTAFGMLLVLLFTWPLLRRELKPIEALASAAEELDSRLDVPPLPEAGNAEFVAATRAFNRMQGRLRAYLHNREMLFTAISHDLKTPITRLRLRAEMLDDETQQQKFEADLKDLELMVKGALQSMKDTDIHENIERVDVMQLLAQLIEAYGERVLLRGKVAPIRGRPLAIRRCIGNLIDNGLKFGRHVTLTLDEQADRITLFVGDDGPGLPDRLLEKVFEPYFRGHHDQGGTGLGLAIARSIARSHGGELVLHNDPQGGLMATLVLLRNG is encoded by the coding sequence ATGTCCGGCGCGAATACTGACATCGCCCCCTCGACGGGCGGCGAATGGTGGCGCCGGCTGGCGCGCCTTTACCCGCGCTCGCTGTTCGGCCGCGTCTGGTGCATGCTGGTCGCCGCGCTGCTGCTGGCCGAGCTGCTGGCCGGCGCGCTCTGGTACTACCAGTACCGCTCGCGCATCGACGCCGGGCTGGAAAGCGCGATCCGCAGCATGACGCAGGGCGTCATTGCCACGGTCAACTTCATGAGCGCGCTGCCGCGCAACTACCGCCAGCTGGTGCTGGCGCAGCAGCGCGAGCTGGGCGGCTCGCAGTTCTTCGTCTCGATCAACAATCACGAGCTGAAACAGCAGCCGCTGCCCGCCAGCAAGGCCGGCCGGAAAATCGTCGAGATCGCCACGCGCGAGCTGGCGCTGCACCTGCGCAGCGACCAGCCCGTAAGCGTCGCGCTGACCCGCGCCGACCAGCTCCGCGTGTTCAACGCTGGCGTGCTGATGGCCGATCTGCCGCCGGGCTGGGCGCGGTTCTCGCTGCCCATCCTGCGCCAGAACGCGCCCATTCTGGTGCTGCAGCTGCAGATCAATCCGAAGGAATGGCTGTTCCTCGCCGCACCGCTGCCACCGCCTTACGACGCCCTCGACGTCCCCTTCCTCACGCCGCGGCAGTTCTGGTTCACTGCCTTCGGCATGCTGCTGGTGCTGCTGTTCACCTGGCCGCTGCTGCGGCGCGAACTCAAGCCGATCGAGGCGCTGGCGAGCGCGGCCGAAGAACTCGATTCGCGGCTGGACGTGCCGCCGCTGCCCGAGGCCGGCAATGCCGAGTTCGTCGCCGCGACGCGGGCGTTCAACCGGATGCAGGGCCGGCTGCGCGCCTACCTGCACAACCGGGAAATGCTGTTCACCGCCATCAGCCACGACCTGAAAACCCCGATCACCCGGCTGCGGCTGCGCGCCGAGATGCTCGACGACGAGACGCAGCAGCAGAAGTTCGAGGCCGACCTCAAGGATCTGGAGCTGATGGTCAAGGGGGCGCTGCAGAGCATGAAGGACACCGACATCCACGAGAACATCGAGCGGGTCGACGTGATGCAGCTGCTCGCGCAACTGATCGAAGCCTACGGCGAGCGCGTGCTGCTGCGGGGCAAGGTGGCGCCGATACGCGGCCGGCCGCTGGCGATCCGCCGCTGCATCGGCAACCTGATCGACAACGGCCTCAAGTTCGGCCGCCATGTGACGCTGACGCTCGACGAGCAGGCGGACCGGATCACGCTGTTCGTCGGCGACGACGGCCCCGGCCTGCCGGACAGACTGCTGGAGAAGGTTTTCGAACCGTATTTCCGCGGCCACCACGATCAGGGCGGGACCGGACTCGGGCTGGCGATCGCCCGCAGCATCGCCCGCAGCCACGGCGGCGAACTGGTGCTGCACAACGATCCGCAAGGCGGCCTGATGGCGACACTGGTGCTGCTGCGCAATGGCTGA
- a CDS encoding ABC transporter substrate-binding protein: MKKLLATCLLALSLPAQAGQIEVLHYWTLPSEVTALALLKSKLGRHGLYWKDFVVPGGGGESAYAVLQARAIAGDPPMAALMEGPIIQEWASLGFLAAPYPPAREKQWDAVLPAVVRDAVKYKGRYVALPTDLHRINWMLVNPAPFDALKLPVPASWDAFFKVAPRLKAAGYIPLSLGKLDWQETTLFESVLLGLTDGAFYRKVFVEQDSAAINSARMVAVLERFRQLRQYAAPGSTGKSPEMAAIRSGRAAMFIMGDWAKADLVLQGMVPGKTLRCVPAPGTAGYFVYGLDSFALFRTAESAADTQAALADVLMNPALQSELARRKGAIPPRTDASHEGFDSCGLDAVSAFRDAEKHGRLLPSMAHSMATSQQAREVFFRVISYYFNHPEQSSQQAARQIDAALQALRY, encoded by the coding sequence ATGAAGAAACTGCTTGCAACCTGCCTGCTGGCGCTGAGTCTCCCGGCGCAGGCAGGACAGATCGAGGTGCTGCACTACTGGACGCTGCCGAGCGAGGTCACCGCGCTGGCGCTCCTGAAGTCGAAGCTGGGCCGGCACGGGCTGTACTGGAAGGATTTCGTCGTGCCCGGCGGCGGCGGCGAGAGCGCCTACGCGGTGCTGCAGGCCCGGGCCATCGCCGGCGACCCGCCGATGGCGGCGCTGATGGAAGGGCCGATCATCCAGGAATGGGCGTCGCTGGGCTTTCTGGCCGCCCCCTACCCGCCGGCGAGGGAAAAGCAGTGGGACGCCGTCCTGCCGGCCGTGGTTCGCGACGCGGTCAAGTACAAGGGCCGTTACGTGGCGCTGCCGACCGACCTGCACAGGATCAACTGGATGCTGGTGAACCCGGCGCCGTTCGATGCGCTGAAACTGCCGGTGCCGGCAAGCTGGGACGCGTTCTTCAAGGTGGCGCCCAGGCTCAAGGCGGCCGGTTACATCCCGCTGTCGCTGGGCAAGCTCGACTGGCAGGAGACGACGCTGTTCGAGAGCGTCCTGCTCGGCCTGACCGATGGCGCGTTCTACCGCAAGGTCTTCGTCGAACAGGACAGCGCCGCCATCAACAGCGCGCGAATGGTGGCCGTGCTCGAACGCTTCCGGCAGTTGCGCCAGTACGCCGCACCGGGGAGCACCGGCAAGTCGCCGGAAATGGCGGCAATACGCAGCGGCCGCGCGGCGATGTTCATCATGGGCGATTGGGCCAAGGCCGACCTGGTCCTGCAGGGCATGGTGCCGGGCAAGACGCTGCGCTGCGTGCCCGCGCCGGGCACCGCCGGCTACTTCGTTTACGGGCTGGACAGCTTTGCACTGTTCCGCACGGCCGAAAGCGCGGCGGACACGCAGGCGGCACTGGCCGACGTGCTGATGAACCCGGCGCTCCAGTCGGAGCTGGCCCGGCGCAAGGGCGCCATTCCGCCCCGCACCGACGCAAGCCACGAAGGGTTCGACAGTTGCGGGCTCGACGCGGTCAGCGCCTTCCGCGACGCCGAAAAGCACGGCCGCCTGCTGCCGAGCATGGCGCACTCGATGGCCACGTCGCAGCAGGCGCGCGAGGTGTTCTTCCGGGTGATCAGCTACTACTTCAACCACCCCGAGCAGAGCAGCCAGCAGGCGGCAAGGCAGATTGACGCCGCCCTGCAGGCTTTGCGCTACTGA
- the agaF gene encoding PTS galactosamine/N-acetylgalactosamine transporter subunit IIA has product MISLIVTGHGRFASGLLGAVEQVFGPQAQAVAVDFPPELGTAELEAHLNAAVASLPAGAGIVFLTDLLGGSPFKLASQIALAQSQPCDVIAGSNMAMFAEVALERDEIAGVGDFVTRAQAAGRAGVASLRERLARQQARASAQDDGL; this is encoded by the coding sequence ATGATCAGCCTCATCGTCACCGGCCACGGCCGGTTCGCCTCGGGCCTGCTCGGCGCGGTCGAGCAGGTGTTCGGCCCGCAAGCGCAGGCCGTCGCCGTCGACTTTCCGCCCGAGCTCGGCACCGCCGAACTCGAGGCACACCTGAATGCCGCCGTCGCCAGCCTGCCGGCCGGCGCCGGCATCGTGTTCCTCACCGACCTGCTCGGCGGCTCGCCGTTCAAGCTCGCATCGCAAATCGCCCTGGCGCAGTCGCAGCCCTGCGACGTGATCGCCGGCAGCAATATGGCGATGTTTGCCGAAGTCGCGCTCGAGCGCGACGAGATTGCCGGCGTCGGCGATTTCGTCACACGTGCGCAGGCGGCGGGCAGGGCCGGCGTGGCCAGCCTGCGCGAGCGGCTTGCGCGGCAGCAGGCTCGCGCCAGCGCACAGGACGACGGGCTTTAA
- the agaD gene encoding PTS galactosamine transporter subunit IID, with product MASDHTTSSDDAVVTKGDITKLAFRSSMLQAGFNYERMQSVGFTTAMQPLLKKIYRDDPDGLKAANKDSLEFINTHPNLVGFLMGLLISLEEKKEDRALIKGLKVALFGPIAGIGDALFWFTLLPIVAGVCASFAIQGNVLGPLIFFLVYLVVFFMRVGWTHMGYTLGVKAIDKIKDSSTMIAKSATILGVTVIGGLIASYVHINVIASFAIDATHSVGLQKDFFDKVFPNLLPMGYVMLMYYLLKKKQVHPVMLILITFVLSIALSWLGIL from the coding sequence ATGGCATCTGATCACACCACGTCCAGCGACGACGCCGTCGTCACCAAGGGCGACATCACCAAGCTCGCTTTCCGCTCGTCGATGCTGCAGGCCGGTTTCAACTACGAACGGATGCAGTCGGTCGGCTTCACCACGGCCATGCAGCCGCTGCTGAAAAAGATCTATCGCGACGATCCGGACGGGCTGAAGGCCGCCAACAAGGACAGCCTCGAGTTCATCAACACCCACCCGAACCTCGTCGGCTTCCTGATGGGGCTGCTGATCTCGCTCGAGGAGAAGAAGGAGGACCGCGCGCTGATCAAGGGCCTGAAGGTGGCGCTGTTCGGGCCGATCGCCGGTATCGGCGATGCGCTGTTCTGGTTCACGCTGTTGCCGATCGTCGCCGGTGTCTGCGCGTCGTTCGCGATCCAGGGCAATGTGCTCGGGCCGCTGATCTTCTTCCTTGTCTACCTCGTGGTGTTCTTCATGCGCGTCGGCTGGACCCACATGGGCTATACGCTCGGGGTCAAGGCCATCGACAAGATCAAGGACAGCTCGACGATGATCGCCAAGTCGGCAACCATCCTCGGGGTGACGGTGATCGGCGGGCTGATTGCGTCCTATGTGCACATCAACGTCATCGCCAGCTTCGCGATCGACGCCACCCACAGCGTCGGGCTGCAGAAAGACTTCTTCGACAAGGTCTTTCCCAACCTGCTGCCGATGGGCTACGTGATGCTGATGTACTACCTGCTGAAGAAAAAGCAGGTGCATCCGGTCATGCTGATCCTGATCACCTTCGTGCTCTCGATCGCGCTGTCCTGGCTCGGCATCCTCTGA
- the agaC gene encoding PTS galactosamine transporter subunit IIC has translation MHEITLMQGLMLAGVAFIFGIDFWLEALFLFRPIIVCTITGAILGDLQIGLITGGLTELAFAGLTPAGGVQPPNPILAGIMTTVIAHSAGVDPKTAIGLGLPFSLLMQYIILFYYSAFSMFMPKVERYVRDNNTTGLGRMSLLMTLIVACTYALVVFLCAYSAQGAMQALVKSMPGWLSHGFEVAGGILPAVGFGLLLRVMLKMQYVPYLLAGFLFVCYVQIQNLLPVAVMGAAFALFVYFNSKPEAAPAAPAAQPEEDFSNGI, from the coding sequence ATGCATGAAATCACACTGATGCAGGGGCTGATGCTGGCCGGCGTCGCCTTCATTTTCGGGATCGACTTCTGGCTCGAGGCGCTGTTCCTGTTCCGGCCCATCATCGTCTGCACGATCACCGGCGCCATTCTCGGCGACCTGCAGATCGGCCTGATTACCGGCGGGCTGACCGAGCTGGCCTTCGCCGGGCTGACCCCGGCCGGCGGCGTGCAACCGCCAAACCCGATCCTTGCCGGGATCATGACCACGGTGATCGCGCACAGCGCCGGCGTCGATCCGAAGACCGCGATCGGCCTCGGGCTGCCGTTCAGCCTGCTGATGCAGTACATCATCCTGTTCTACTACTCGGCGTTCTCGATGTTCATGCCCAAGGTCGAGCGCTATGTGCGCGACAACAACACCACCGGGCTGGGCCGGATGAGCCTGCTGATGACGCTGATCGTTGCCTGCACCTACGCGCTGGTGGTGTTCCTGTGCGCATACTCGGCGCAGGGCGCAATGCAGGCGCTGGTGAAGTCGATGCCGGGCTGGCTGAGCCACGGCTTCGAAGTCGCCGGCGGCATCCTGCCCGCGGTCGGTTTCGGCCTGCTGCTGCGGGTGATGCTGAAGATGCAGTACGTGCCGTACCTGCTCGCCGGCTTCCTGTTCGTCTGCTACGTGCAGATCCAGAACCTGCTGCCGGTGGCGGTGATGGGCGCGGCCTTCGCCCTGTTCGTCTACTTCAACAGCAAGCCCGAAGCGGCGCCTGCCGCACCCGCTGCCCAGCCAGAGGAGGATTTCAGCAATGGCATCTGA
- the agaB gene encoding PTS galactosamine transporter subunit IIB: MTAPNILLTRIDNRLVHGQVGVTWTTALGANLLVVVDDVTAADEMQQKLMAITADQVGVGIRFFTVEKTIAVIHKASPAQQIFLICRTPATVRRLVDSGVPIRDVNVGNMHFSEGKRPLSKKVYVDDADLADLRALKAAGINVFIQDTPGDTKDTIQ, encoded by the coding sequence ATGACCGCACCCAACATCCTGCTCACCCGCATCGACAACCGGCTGGTCCACGGCCAGGTCGGCGTGACGTGGACCACCGCGCTCGGCGCCAACCTGCTTGTCGTCGTCGACGACGTCACCGCCGCCGACGAAATGCAGCAGAAGCTGATGGCCATCACCGCCGACCAGGTCGGCGTCGGCATCCGCTTTTTCACGGTCGAGAAGACCATTGCCGTGATCCACAAGGCATCGCCCGCACAGCAGATCTTCCTGATCTGCCGCACCCCGGCGACGGTGCGCCGGCTGGTCGACAGCGGTGTGCCGATCCGCGACGTCAACGTCGGCAACATGCATTTCTCCGAGGGCAAGCGGCCGCTGTCCAAGAAGGTCTACGTCGACGACGCCGACCTTGCCGACCTGCGCGCGCTCAAGGCCGCCGGCATCAACGTGTTCATCCAGGACACGCCCGGGGACACCAAGGACACCATCCAGTAG